One Candidatus Thermoplasmatota archaeon genomic window carries:
- a CDS encoding ribonuclease H-like domain-containing protein has translation MLRNSFLLLRGIGPQRERTLWTRGITDWKEFMGEATVRGISDGMKHIMDDELRTAERMLNRFETGYFATHLRNRDQWRCLNDFSSQVVFLDIETTGLSLRSPITMVGIYDGARVHSLIRGMGLTRDNLEAILGKAGMIVTYNGASFDLPVIESQFPGVIPEIPHVDLRYPLRRLGYAGGLKRIEADLGIERDKRVAYMTGENAVYLWKLWEKHGKRNALDLLVEYNTEDCRNLKTLAEHVYMSLKRQTFDAVMGRWKG, from the coding sequence ATGCTCCGCAACTCCTTCCTCCTACTGAGAGGCATTGGACCGCAGCGTGAACGCACGCTGTGGACGCGTGGGATCACCGATTGGAAGGAGTTCATGGGCGAAGCCACTGTTCGAGGCATATCTGACGGGATGAAGCACATCATGGATGACGAGCTCAGGACCGCTGAGAGAATGCTCAATAGGTTCGAGACCGGCTATTTCGCCACCCATCTTAGGAACAGGGATCAGTGGAGGTGCCTGAACGATTTCTCCAGCCAAGTGGTCTTTCTGGACATCGAGACGACGGGACTGTCGTTGAGATCGCCCATCACCATGGTCGGGATATACGACGGAGCACGAGTTCACTCCCTTATCAGGGGAATGGGCCTCACACGCGACAACCTGGAAGCGATCCTAGGCAAAGCAGGGATGATTGTCACTTACAACGGCGCGTCCTTCGACCTGCCGGTCATAGAATCCCAGTTCCCAGGGGTCATCCCAGAGATACCACATGTTGACCTCAGATACCCGCTCAGGCGCCTTGGCTATGCTGGTGGGCTCAAACGGATAGAGGCCGACCTGGGTATCGAGAGAGACAAGAGGGTTGCGTACATGACGGGCGAGAATGCGGTTTATCTATGGAAGCTCTGGGAGAAGCACGGCAAGCGGAACGCTCTGGACCTGCTCGTCGAGTACAATACTGAGGATTGCAGGAACCTCAAGACGCTCGCGGAGCACGTGTACATGTCTCTTAAGAGACAGACCTTCGATGCGGTCATGGGTCGCTGGAAAGGTTGA
- a CDS encoding metallophosphoesterase, with translation MNRKGYRVCDGVEIFAGGAALIKDDNTLVVADMHLGNEASLEHEGLSIPRVQTRKIEQYMKIMVAALEPSRVIVAGDLKHNFSSNLTQEWQDVHAFVKMLGGSVPLEVIKGNHDNFLGLILREYDVPLRRETVCGDIRVVHGHVGSLTGKMTIMGHIHPSIRLRDGVGASLKDQCFLFDDSRGVLILPALSLISPGTDVISQESSDSISPLLSDDGLSSFTPILFSGEKVLEFPTVGELRRLRRFQ, from the coding sequence GTGAATCGGAAGGGATACCGGGTGTGCGACGGCGTCGAAATATTCGCAGGCGGAGCGGCGCTGATCAAAGACGACAACACGCTCGTCGTCGCCGACATGCATCTTGGCAACGAGGCCTCGCTAGAACACGAAGGCCTGAGCATACCTCGCGTCCAGACTCGAAAGATCGAGCAATACATGAAGATCATGGTTGCCGCACTTGAACCTTCCAGGGTGATCGTTGCGGGCGACCTCAAACACAACTTCTCGAGCAATCTGACCCAGGAGTGGCAGGACGTTCATGCATTCGTCAAGATGCTTGGCGGGAGCGTCCCGCTCGAGGTGATCAAGGGCAATCATGACAATTTCCTGGGCTTGATCCTGCGGGAATATGATGTCCCGCTACGCCGTGAAACGGTCTGCGGGGACATCAGGGTAGTTCACGGTCATGTTGGCTCGTTGACAGGCAAGATGACCATAATGGGACACATCCATCCGTCAATCAGGCTGAGGGATGGCGTGGGAGCATCGCTGAAGGACCAATGCTTTCTCTTCGACGATAGCAGGGGCGTGTTGATACTCCCAGCATTGAGCCTCATCTCTCCAGGTACTGATGTCATCAGCCAGGAATCATCTGACAGCATTTCTCCCCTCCTGTCTGATGACGGCTTGTCCAGCTTCACGCCCATCTTGTTCTCGGGCGAGAAGGTCTTGGAGTTCCCAACGGTGGGGGAGTTGAGGAGACTCCGACGGTTCCAATGA
- a CDS encoding class I tRNA ligase family protein, giving the protein MPKGIYVSDADVEMSKDIESLRIDRHLTSDLSSRLPGRRRKMIDRIEEYGGKNPLAVVPLLVKHYDDDDPKVRKQIRASLARLTQSELGELALVECMFSRHPFIASTAAAILEERNFNSVNLLSYYRQTENLIMQARKTDVFCQDVEELVTDSIDTYKEGRFDQAMTNMMMAKDLLEDRLEWHGHLTGYIRDVLRLTPVLGRSGVQIDAIQDSIRNVSSAMQTREYNDARSLLDLRRHETRLWKQLWSLEEYVTKRIKVKPLTELMVLRETDKHLLDSFIRLHLSVEGLIQGGKAVDALKIVEEFIRDEVSAEYLAKEGKRLDSKDEAAWYTMWSVGLGLLKLVSPVVPNLAEEFYQQYFRDREGSPSIHTVPWPEPFAQAEAPSGPPAKPKKGKPAQK; this is encoded by the coding sequence GTGCCAAAAGGTATCTACGTCAGCGATGCGGACGTCGAGATGTCCAAAGACATCGAGAGCCTCAGGATCGACAGGCACCTCACTTCCGACTTGTCCTCTCGGCTTCCGGGCCGGAGGCGAAAGATGATCGACAGGATAGAGGAGTATGGAGGCAAGAATCCTCTCGCGGTCGTGCCCTTGCTCGTTAAGCACTACGATGATGACGATCCCAAGGTCAGGAAGCAGATAAGGGCAAGCCTCGCAAGACTCACACAATCTGAGCTGGGCGAGCTGGCGTTGGTTGAGTGCATGTTCAGTCGACACCCGTTCATAGCCTCCACTGCCGCTGCGATCCTTGAGGAGAGGAACTTCAACAGCGTCAACTTGTTGTCGTACTACAGACAAACCGAGAACCTCATCATGCAGGCACGCAAGACTGATGTGTTCTGCCAGGATGTGGAGGAGCTCGTTACCGATTCGATTGACACTTATAAGGAGGGCAGGTTCGACCAGGCCATGACCAACATGATGATGGCCAAGGACCTGCTCGAGGACAGGCTCGAGTGGCATGGGCATCTCACTGGATACATCAGGGACGTTCTCAGGCTCACGCCCGTGTTGGGCAGGAGCGGCGTTCAGATAGACGCGATCCAGGACTCGATCAGGAACGTCTCCTCCGCGATGCAGACACGCGAGTACAACGACGCGAGATCTCTCCTCGACCTAAGGCGACATGAGACGAGACTCTGGAAGCAGCTCTGGAGCCTCGAGGAGTATGTGACCAAGCGGATCAAGGTGAAGCCACTGACTGAGCTTATGGTCCTGCGCGAAACTGACAAGCATCTTCTAGATTCGTTCATCAGACTGCACTTGTCTGTCGAAGGGCTGATCCAGGGGGGCAAGGCGGTCGACGCCCTGAAGATTGTGGAGGAGTTCATCAGGGACGAAGTGTCCGCGGAGTACTTGGCCAAGGAGGGCAAGAGGTTGGACTCCAAAGACGAGGCCGCTTGGTACACCATGTGGTCGGTCGGCCTCGGTCTCCTGAAACTGGTCTCGCCCGTCGTCCCCAATCTGGCTGAGGAGTTCTACCAGCAGTACTTCCGTGACCGCGAAGGTTCTCCTAGCATACACACCGTCCCGTGGCCTGAGCCTTTCGCTCAGGCCGAAGCCCCATCTGGGCCTCCAGCCAAGCCTAAGAAGGGCAAACCCGCTCAGAAGTAG
- a CDS encoding nucleoside phosphorylase, with product MQLNKQLITGLEPGEVEKYVFLSGEPERVPKIASMLSGSKKVRQYREYTVFSGKLDGTPVTAASTGIGGPSTAILIEEMANLGAETFIRMGTSGGIADGLEKGDFVVATGAVRADGTSKSYAWPEYPAVADHEIVLALIDSARRSKSRFDVGICLSVDGFYSENKVLKDGKIVPMSQSGYMPSFMVDRLADAKKMKVKNIEMENATIFTLCSLFGLRAGAICTVSDVVPWHPTEKVIDFEQNMADCIKVGVDGMRTVISWDKKKKDSKFWSPSL from the coding sequence GTGCAATTGAACAAGCAGCTCATCACAGGCCTTGAACCTGGTGAGGTAGAGAAGTACGTGTTTCTGAGCGGAGAGCCCGAGAGGGTTCCAAAGATCGCATCGATGCTCTCCGGTTCCAAGAAGGTCAGGCAGTACAGGGAATACACGGTGTTCAGCGGAAAGCTCGATGGCACGCCAGTCACCGCTGCCTCCACTGGCATAGGCGGTCCGTCGACAGCGATCCTCATCGAGGAGATGGCGAACCTCGGCGCGGAAACATTCATAAGGATGGGCACGAGCGGAGGCATTGCAGACGGGCTCGAGAAGGGGGATTTCGTTGTTGCGACTGGGGCAGTACGCGCGGACGGGACGAGCAAGAGCTATGCATGGCCCGAGTATCCAGCTGTCGCGGACCACGAGATCGTGCTCGCCCTAATCGACAGCGCCAGGAGATCCAAATCCAGGTTCGATGTCGGCATATGCCTCTCCGTGGACGGATTCTACAGCGAAAACAAGGTTTTGAAGGACGGGAAGATAGTGCCCATGTCACAGTCAGGTTACATGCCCTCGTTCATGGTCGACAGGCTTGCGGACGCGAAGAAGATGAAAGTGAAGAATATCGAGATGGAGAACGCCACCATCTTCACCCTGTGCTCCTTGTTCGGGCTCAGGGCGGGCGCGATATGCACTGTCTCGGATGTCGTGCCCTGGCACCCCACCGAGAAGGTGATTGACTTCGAGCAGAACATGGCTGATTGCATCAAAGTTGGGGTCGATGGCATGAGGACAGTCATCTCGTGGGACAAGAAGAAGAAAGACTCGAAGTTCTGGTCCCCATCTCTCTGA
- a CDS encoding sodium:calcium antiporter — MVDAASLAFIPIVAVGFIVLNQGAKFITDNAVAVSKNFGISRFVIGMLVVSTLAAMPEVIVSILALEAGGKYIALGNALSSNVVTIAFVIGLTAIIVPLKITREIIMRDAVFLMTVTIVASVLLMDGSLTFFEGVVLMILFVPYTMNLLLAERVSDPKELEESLKDATIQLELMGQLFGKKVEIRAGFQWLVLGILWTVMGAELVVRGILRMTSDFSLDPWLVGITLVALGTTLPDIAASYHAARRGFGDLALGEGIGASIVTMLLTLGLMGIIKPFEFGRTEILPMILVLNLSTFILLLFMIRGMGITRLGGVVLMSTYFGMVLSVVLLVVL, encoded by the coding sequence ATGGTAGATGCTGCTTCACTGGCGTTCATACCCATAGTCGCAGTAGGTTTCATCGTTCTTAACCAGGGCGCCAAGTTCATCACTGACAACGCAGTGGCCGTGTCCAAGAACTTCGGCATCAGCAGGTTTGTTATTGGCATGCTTGTGGTCTCGACCCTTGCCGCCATGCCTGAAGTGATCGTGTCGATACTAGCTCTCGAGGCGGGAGGCAAGTACATAGCGCTCGGGAACGCTCTCTCATCCAACGTCGTCACCATAGCATTCGTCATCGGACTGACGGCCATCATAGTCCCTCTGAAGATCACTAGGGAGATTATCATGCGGGACGCGGTCTTTCTCATGACGGTCACGATCGTCGCGTCCGTGCTGCTGATGGATGGATCTCTCACGTTCTTCGAGGGAGTGGTGCTCATGATACTCTTCGTACCATACACGATGAACCTGCTTCTGGCAGAGCGGGTGTCAGACCCCAAGGAACTGGAGGAGAGCCTGAAAGATGCCACGATTCAGCTGGAGCTAATGGGGCAGCTTTTCGGGAAGAAGGTCGAGATCAGGGCAGGGTTCCAATGGCTCGTGCTCGGCATCCTGTGGACAGTCATGGGAGCGGAACTGGTCGTTAGGGGCATCCTCAGGATGACCAGCGATTTCAGCCTGGACCCTTGGCTCGTCGGCATTACGCTCGTCGCGCTCGGTACCACGCTGCCGGACATAGCCGCATCGTATCACGCCGCCAGGAGAGGGTTCGGCGACCTGGCACTGGGAGAAGGAATCGGAGCTAGCATTGTCACAATGCTCCTGACGCTCGGGCTCATGGGAATAATCAAACCCTTCGAGTTTGGCCGCACGGAGATACTCCCGATGATCTTGGTTCTGAACCTTTCGACTTTCATACTGTTGCTGTTCATGATCAGGGGCATGGGGATTACACGGCTGGGAGGAGTCGTTCTGATGAGCACGTACTTCGGGATGGTGCTGTCTGTCGTGCTTCTCGTCGTCCTCTGA
- a CDS encoding GIY-YIG nuclease family protein — protein MKGTYCLITLLPTKTRIHVGALGVHVFPGGVYVYVGSALKGIENRVRRHKSSAKRMKWHIDYFLEKANILSTVAIPCETKQIECEVVRTLLQCEGARALLRGFGSSDCTCESHLLYFGDQDAEWAFETISMRLSMLDCMYPRSVPRAAKTD, from the coding sequence ATGAAGGGAACGTACTGCCTGATCACCCTCCTTCCGACAAAGACGAGGATTCATGTAGGAGCCCTAGGGGTGCATGTCTTCCCGGGAGGCGTATACGTCTATGTCGGTTCAGCATTGAAAGGCATAGAAAACAGGGTCCGGAGGCACAAATCCTCGGCGAAGAGGATGAAGTGGCACATCGACTACTTCCTCGAGAAGGCAAACATACTGTCCACTGTGGCCATTCCCTGTGAAACTAAACAGATCGAGTGCGAGGTCGTTCGCACGCTTCTGCAGTGCGAAGGTGCGAGAGCGCTGCTAAGGGGTTTCGGTTCCTCTGACTGCACGTGCGAGTCGCATCTCCTATACTTCGGAGACCAAGACGCCGAATGGGCCTTCGAGACGATCTCCATGCGTCTGTCCATGTTGGACTGCATGTACCCGAGATCCGTCCCAAGAGCTGCCAAAACCGATTGA
- a CDS encoding DUF1614 domain-containing protein codes for MAQELSSAFLAFLVIGLVLLLFYLYITSIEKVLERIGFTKGEASTVLTLTLFMGWLTIPLFPYADWWIGISVGGGIIPLIVCYILLRSKRVGVAEGAIGVIIVAYVTYFITRAEAGVGIVADLEFAFAPALAAGLYSLSAFWIDIRKAASLAYFCGVVGTLVGADVFHLGEILASSPPAGEFAVLSIGGANIFDMVYMTGIAAVLVDIFVLRVMRQEKKHGFERVVSDWEKGAEGLPYARDMTPAPKLEPGKKGRIQ; via the coding sequence ATGGCGCAAGAACTGAGTTCGGCGTTCCTTGCTTTCCTCGTGATAGGGCTAGTCCTGTTGCTGTTCTACCTGTACATCACATCCATTGAGAAGGTCCTCGAGCGGATAGGTTTCACGAAGGGAGAAGCCAGCACTGTCCTTACCCTGACGCTGTTCATGGGATGGCTGACGATTCCGCTCTTCCCCTACGCCGACTGGTGGATAGGGATCAGCGTGGGCGGAGGCATCATCCCGCTGATCGTCTGCTACATCCTCTTGAGATCGAAGAGGGTTGGCGTTGCCGAGGGAGCCATAGGCGTCATAATCGTAGCGTATGTCACATACTTCATCACGAGGGCGGAGGCGGGCGTAGGTATAGTGGCCGATCTTGAGTTCGCATTCGCTCCAGCGTTGGCGGCCGGCCTGTATTCCTTGTCCGCCTTCTGGATCGACATTAGGAAGGCAGCATCCCTGGCGTACTTCTGTGGCGTCGTCGGGACACTCGTCGGAGCCGACGTGTTCCACCTCGGCGAGATCCTGGCCAGCTCCCCGCCTGCAGGTGAGTTCGCCGTACTCAGCATTGGCGGGGCTAACATATTCGACATGGTCTACATGACCGGCATTGCAGCGGTCCTCGTGGACATCTTCGTCCTAAGGGTCATGAGGCAGGAGAAGAAGCACGGATTTGAGAGGGTTGTATCGGATTGGGAGAAAGGTGCTGAAGGCCTCCCGTACGCACGCGACATGACGCCTGCGCCCAAGTTGGAACCTGGAAAGAAAGGGCGCATCCAGTAG
- a CDS encoding MFS transporter gives MMAKPPDTVKRLCKATYLCYTLRALDRHMGRTPRLLWLISFHHACNDGTLMALVALIPILVREMDLSYYDVGFLGFGILITVVIQFVVGMYADRVFSRFLLEIGASLMGVSFLLLLFVNDFMGVLLAVIAMRIGGAFYHPVGTSWITREFSGPYLETALGVQSGVGNFGVIMALGTSGFLGELFTWKAPCLLWAGLNFTAVILGLATIKDKHIKTKIEKSTPRIRSKHTLSKMWLLTIPIVAGGALYQVTSYFGPVNLTKVHDWSAGNADLIFAVWIGVGTVTSYYFGMMSARFGKYALMSSGYLISAIAMLFLAFTTEWYVVAPVLAVYGAFLFTTYPALFAITTDITDVSERGTAFGILFGFQLGGGAILVFICGIVADELNNPDYAFVIVAALALASLATVMLLERRSKAGTSSV, from the coding sequence ATGATGGCTAAACCTCCTGATACGGTAAAAAGACTCTGCAAAGCAACTTATCTGTGCTACACATTGAGGGCGCTTGACCGGCATATGGGAAGAACGCCTAGACTGCTTTGGCTCATCAGCTTCCATCACGCATGCAATGATGGCACTCTGATGGCGCTGGTCGCATTGATTCCGATACTCGTCCGCGAGATGGACCTCTCATATTACGATGTCGGGTTCCTCGGGTTCGGAATACTCATCACAGTCGTCATCCAGTTTGTAGTCGGGATGTACGCGGATCGTGTATTCTCGAGGTTCCTGCTTGAGATCGGAGCGTCATTGATGGGAGTGTCATTCCTCTTGCTGCTGTTCGTAAACGACTTCATGGGCGTGCTTCTGGCAGTCATAGCGATGAGGATCGGTGGGGCATTCTACCATCCTGTCGGGACAAGCTGGATTACCAGGGAATTCTCTGGCCCATATCTCGAAACCGCCCTTGGAGTGCAGAGCGGGGTCGGCAACTTCGGAGTGATCATGGCCCTAGGAACCTCCGGATTCCTCGGCGAGCTCTTCACCTGGAAAGCTCCATGTCTCCTCTGGGCAGGGCTCAACTTCACCGCCGTGATCCTTGGCCTCGCAACGATCAAGGACAAGCATATCAAGACCAAAATCGAGAAGTCTACGCCCAGGATCCGCTCGAAGCATACGCTGTCAAAAATGTGGCTTCTCACGATTCCGATTGTGGCTGGAGGCGCTCTGTACCAGGTCACCAGTTACTTCGGGCCTGTGAACCTGACAAAGGTGCACGACTGGTCCGCAGGAAACGCGGACCTCATTTTCGCCGTATGGATCGGGGTAGGCACGGTCACCTCATACTACTTCGGCATGATGAGCGCACGGTTCGGGAAATACGCTCTAATGAGTTCAGGGTACCTCATCTCGGCAATCGCCATGCTATTCCTGGCGTTCACGACTGAATGGTATGTCGTCGCGCCAGTGCTCGCGGTCTACGGGGCGTTCCTGTTCACCACCTATCCTGCTCTGTTCGCGATCACGACCGATATCACAGACGTTAGCGAGAGAGGGACTGCTTTCGGCATATTGTTCGGGTTCCAGCTCGGGGGTGGAGCCATTTTGGTATTCATCTGCGGGATAGTTGCTGACGAGCTGAACAATCCAGACTACGCGTTCGTGATAGTGGCTGCCCTAGCCCTGGCATCTCTTGCGACGGTGATGCTGTTGGAAAGGCGCTCAAAAGCAGGCACGAGTAGCGTGTGA